Proteins encoded by one window of Elephas maximus indicus isolate mEleMax1 chromosome 5, mEleMax1 primary haplotype, whole genome shotgun sequence:
- the DSPP gene encoding dentin sialophosphoprotein, which translates to MKIIIYFCIWAAAWAVPVPQTKPLERHAVDKSLNLYVLAKSSVTIQDELNANDTAKENGVSMHESEIGRQRYTENSCKGEGNGSECAELGGKNSYTHSTLADEENIENGNGGTGNLDTYGYDAIHGNENNITTSGIRGKVNVLDNVGAATVSNVNGNTDKNIINWDVGDTSHSENVTVVPEDGNQVAGNNNSTGHVDEINGNSCGNEGNTNEVTPQGEGGINENKEAVATPGRSGTDNGQGTTSLGDSEGGPSGSGAEEDEDKEGSGDEDEETGDGKEGADNNNGQEVQGNGKEDGNDNSTGQNSISIEDGDPEDQEAPHNKNDGDNTAKSEEDSDGIPEGNDDKSIKNTKELNHRESKNVNKGVTEVAEQSAVGKSQDKGIEIEVPSNSNRNNIAKEAGKVNEDKESKRQHGTIMGKGNVKTQGEAGNIQGPGQKSEPGNKAGHSKIGGESNSDGYDSYDFDDESMQGDDPNSSNESNGNDDANSESENDSSSRGDDSYTSDESTDNGNDSDSKEEGDDAESDSTPDTNDGDSNGNGNNGNGNNGEPESKSDSSDSSDSSDSSDSSDSSDSSDSSDSSDSSDSSNSSDSKSDSSDSSDSSDSSDSSDSSDSSDSSDSSDSSDSSKSSDSSDSSDSSDSSDSSDSSDSSDSSDSSDSSDSSDSSDSKSGSSDSSDSSDSSDSSDSSDSSDSSDSSDSSDSSDSSDSDSSDSNDGSDSSDSSDSSDSSNIDSSDSDSSDSSKSSDSSDSNDSSDSSDSTDSSDSSNSSDSSDSSDSNDSSDSSDNSGSNDSASDSSDESDSKSKSDNGNSNASDSDSDSEGSDSNHSTSDD; encoded by the exons GTTCCTCAAACCAAACCCTTGGAGAGACATGCTGTTGACAAATCTTTGAATTTATATGTACTAGCAAAATCCAGTGTGACAATACAG GATGAGTTAAATGCCAATGACACTGCCAAAGAAAATGGTGTCTCCATGCATGAAAGTGAAATAGGAAGGCAACGGTATACAGAAAACAGTTGCAAAGGAGAAGGGAATGGCTCTGAGTGTGCAGAATTAGGAGGAAAGAATTCTTACACACATTCCACGTTAGCAGATGAAGAGAATATTGAGAATGGGAATGGGGGCACAGGAAACCTAGACACATATGGTTATGATGCGATACATGGAAATGAGAATAACATCACAACAAGTGGCATTAGGGGAAAAGTAAACGTCCTTGACAATGTTGGAGCAGCAACTGTGAGCAATGTTAATGGAAACACTGATAAGAATATAATCAATTGGGATGTAGGAGATACAAGTCATAGTGAGAATGTCACTGTTGTCCCTGAAGATGGAAATCAAGTAGCTGGAAACAATAATAGTACAGGCCATGTGGATGAAATAAATGGAAATTCCTGTGGGAATGAGGGTAACACAAATGAAGTAACACCTCAGGGAGAAGGTGGGATAAATGAAAACAAGGAGGCTGTGGCAACTCCAGGGAGAAGTGGAACTGACAATGGACAAGGTACTACTAGCCTGGGTGATTCTGAGGGGGGTCCTAGCGGGAGTGGAGCAGAAGAAGATGAAGACAAGGAGGGCTCTGGTGacgaagatgaagaaacaggggATGGAAAAGAGGGTGCCGACAATAACAATGGCCAGGAAGTTCAGGGTAATGGAAAAGAAGATGGCAATGACAATAGCACAGGTCAAAATTCCATCAGTATTGAAGATGGTGACCCTGAAGATCAAGAAGCTCCTCATAATAAAAATGATGGAGACAACACCGCCAAGAGTGAAGAAGATTCTGACGGTATTCCAGAAGGCAATGATGATAAAAGCATAAAGAATACCAAAGAACTCAATCACAGAGAAAGCAAAAATGTGAACAAGGGAGTCACTGAAGTAGCAGAGCAGAGTGCTGTTGGAAAGAGCCAAGATAAG GGAATAGAAATTGAAGTTCCCAGCAATAGCAACAGAAATAATATTGCCAAAGAAGCTGGGAAAGTCAATGAAGATAAAGAGAGTAAAAGACAACATGGAACTatcatgggcaaaggaaatgtcAAGacacaaggagaggctggtaacATACAAGGACCAGGCCAGAAATCAGAACCTGGAAATAAGGCTGGACACAGCAAAATTGGCGGTGAGAGTAATAGTGATGGATATGACAGTTACGATTTTGATGATGAGTCCATGCAAGGAGATGACCCCAACAGTAGCAATGAGTCCAATGGCAATGATGATGCCAATTCTGAGAGTGAAAATGACAGCAGTAGCCGAGGAGACGATTCTTATACCTCTGATGAATCAACAGATAATGGCAATGACAGTGATTCAAAAGAAGAAGGAGATGATGCTGAGAGTGATAGCACACCAGACACTAATGATGGTGACAGTAATGGAAATGGTAACAATGGGAATGGAAACAATGGTGAACCAGAGAGTAAATCAGATAGCAGTGACAGCAGTGACAGCAGTGATAGCAGTGACAGCAGTGACAGCAGTGATAGCAGTGACAGCAGTGATAGCAGTGACAGCAGTGATAGCAGCAACAGCAGTGATAGCAAATCAGACAGCAGTGACAGTAGTGATAGCAGTGACAGCAGTGACAGTAGTGATAGCAGTGACAGCAGTGATAGCAGTGACAGTAGTGACAGCAGTGATAGCAGTAAGAGCAGTGACAGTAGTGACAGCAGTGACAGCAGTGATAGCAGTGACAGCAGTGACAGCAGTGATAGCAGTGACAGCAGTGACAGCAGTGACAGCAGTGATAGCAGTGACAGCAGTGATAGCAAATCAGGCAGCAGTGATAGTAGTGACAGTAGTGACAGCAGTGACAGTAGTGACAGCAGTGATAGTAGTGACAGCAGTGACAGCAGTGATAGCAGTGACAGTAGTGACAGCAGTGATAGTGACAGCAGTGATAGTAATGACGGCAGTGACAGCAGTGATAGCAGTGACAGCAGTGATAGCAGCAATATTGATAGCAGTGATAGTGATAGTAGTGACAGCAGTAAGAGCAGTGACAGCAGTGATAGTAATGACAGCAGTGACAGCAGTGATAGCACTGACAGTAGTGACAGTAGCAATAGCAGTGACAGCAGTGACAGTAGTGACAGCAATGACAGCAGTGATAGCAGTGACAACAGCGGCAGCAATGACAGTGCATCTGACAGTAGTGATGAGAGTGACAGCAAGAGCAAGTCTGATAATGGGAACAGCAATGCAAGTGATAGTGACAGTGACAGTGAAGGCAGTGACAGTAATCACTCAACCAGTGATgattag